A region of Magnetococcales bacterium DNA encodes the following proteins:
- the trpC gene encoding indole-3-glycerol phosphate synthase TrpC: MPTPGNILDRIMETKREEVARGRSQTPEARLLATIRDLPATRGFADAIESRIKVGGLGVIAEIKRASPSKGVIREGVFDPAWIAERYQENGAACLSCLTDRDYFQGDDAYINQIRERVSLPVLRKDFLFDPYQVVEARAIGADAILLIMAVLSNDQAGELEEAARELHMDVLVEVHDEAELERAHDLKTPLLGINNRNLKTFETTLETTLNLAPRADGERRIISESGIRGPEDIKTLRENGIDAFLIGEAFMREEDPGEGLAKILA; encoded by the coding sequence ATGCCTACTCCCGGCAATATTCTTGATCGCATCATGGAAACCAAGCGGGAAGAGGTGGCTCGGGGGCGCAGTCAAACCCCGGAAGCCCGTCTTCTGGCCACCATCCGTGATCTCCCCGCCACCCGTGGTTTTGCCGATGCCATCGAGAGCCGTATCAAGGTCGGCGGGTTGGGGGTGATTGCTGAAATCAAGCGCGCCTCTCCTTCCAAGGGGGTGATCCGGGAGGGGGTGTTTGATCCGGCCTGGATTGCCGAGCGCTATCAGGAAAATGGTGCCGCCTGCCTCTCCTGCCTCACCGACCGGGACTATTTCCAGGGAGATGACGCTTATATCAATCAAATTCGGGAGCGGGTTTCACTGCCGGTATTGCGCAAGGATTTTTTGTTTGATCCCTATCAGGTGGTAGAGGCTCGGGCGATTGGGGCCGATGCGATTTTGTTGATCATGGCCGTGCTCTCCAACGATCAGGCCGGGGAGCTGGAAGAGGCTGCCCGGGAGCTGCATATGGATGTCTTGGTGGAGGTTCACGACGAAGCCGAGCTGGAGCGGGCCCACGATCTGAAAACCCCTCTTTTGGGCATCAACAACCGCAACCTTAAAACCTTCGAAACCACCCTGGAGACCACCCTGAATTTAGCGCCCAGAGCGGATGGAGAGCGGCGAATCATTTCGGAAAGCGGTATTCGGGGGCCGGAAGATATCAAAACATTGCGGGAAAATGGCATTGATGCCTTTTTGATCGGCGAAGCCTTCATGCGGGAGGAGGATCCGGGAGAAGGGCTCGCCAAAATACTCGCCTAA
- a CDS encoding phosphoribosylanthranilate isomerase produces MTRIKMCGITRLQDAQAALEAGADAIGLVFYEKSKRCIDPEKARNIVRELPPFLSVVGLFVNEALEEIHRIASLVGLDIIQLHGDESPEMCQAVERRVIKALRIADGEDLAGIASFIPDNGLLLDAKVAGSYGGTGHRFDWSLLKDGQLPRHYVLAGGLNPDNVAEAVRQVAPYGVDVSSGVEVSPGIKDSAKMAQFVRRVRAAETEC; encoded by the coding sequence ATGACCCGAATCAAAATGTGTGGTATCACCCGTTTGCAGGATGCCCAGGCGGCGCTGGAGGCTGGAGCGGATGCCATTGGCCTTGTTTTTTATGAAAAATCAAAACGTTGCATCGATCCCGAAAAAGCCCGGAATATCGTCAGGGAGCTGCCACCGTTTTTAAGCGTGGTGGGTCTGTTCGTCAACGAAGCCCTGGAGGAGATTCACCGCATTGCCTCTCTGGTGGGGCTCGATATCATCCAGCTTCACGGTGACGAATCTCCCGAAATGTGTCAGGCTGTAGAGCGTCGGGTGATCAAGGCATTACGGATTGCGGATGGAGAAGATTTGGCCGGGATCGCGTCTTTTATCCCAGACAACGGACTTTTGCTGGATGCCAAGGTTGCCGGGAGTTATGGCGGCACGGGCCATCGCTTTGATTGGTCTCTGCTGAAGGATGGCCAACTGCCTCGCCATTATGTTTTGGCCGGAGGGCTCAATCCGGACAATGTCGCCGAAGCGGTACGCCAGGTAGCCCCCTATGGGGTGGATGTTTCCAGTGGGGTGGAAGTCTCCCCAGGCATCAAGGATTCTGCCAAGATGGCGCAGTTTGTTCGAAGGGTTCGGGCAGCTGAAACAGAGTGCTGA
- the trpE gene encoding anthranilate synthase component I: MIQPSFDQFRDLTRQGNVVPVYREILADLDTPVSAYLKVAADLPHAFLLESVQGGEKWGRYSLLGLDPAAIFEARGDRVEIRHQNGPTETFAGRDPMTVLKEFMARFKPVAVPELPRFHGGAVGYFGYDIVRSFERIPDENPDTLGAPDALFMLADLVLIFDNLLGKLKVVANVMLDGEGDLDSLYDRAVKRINTLVETLQSTPTHKRQANAFPPVAESDFRPEMSREQFEEAVGQAKEYIEAGDIMQVVLSQRLSIPFPHNPILLYRALRTTNPSPYLFLLRLGDFSLVGSSPEILVRLDGDTATVRPIAGTRPRGATEAEDLALEKELLADPKELAEHIMLVDLGRNDLGRVAVTGSVKVTEQFVIERYSHVMHIVSNVDAKLREGLDRFDLIAATFPAGTVSGAPKIRAMEIIDELEISRRGPYAGTVGYLGFGSHMDLAITIRTAVIKKGWLTIQAGAGIVADSQPDREFEETMSKARAVFRSVDLAQRGLE, encoded by the coding sequence ATGATTCAGCCATCCTTCGACCAATTCCGGGATCTGACCCGGCAAGGCAACGTGGTTCCGGTCTACCGGGAAATCCTGGCCGACCTGGATACCCCTGTTTCAGCCTATCTTAAAGTCGCCGCCGACCTGCCCCATGCTTTTTTGTTGGAGTCGGTCCAGGGCGGGGAAAAGTGGGGGCGCTACAGTCTGCTCGGCCTGGATCCTGCCGCCATTTTTGAGGCCCGGGGAGATCGGGTGGAAATTCGCCACCAAAATGGCCCCACCGAAACCTTCGCCGGTCGTGATCCCATGACCGTGCTTAAAGAATTCATGGCGCGTTTCAAGCCGGTCGCTGTGCCGGAGCTGCCCCGGTTTCATGGGGGAGCGGTGGGCTATTTCGGTTACGATATCGTCCGCTCCTTCGAGCGCATTCCCGACGAAAACCCCGATACCCTGGGTGCACCAGACGCGCTGTTCATGCTGGCCGATCTGGTGCTCATCTTTGACAACCTCCTGGGCAAGCTCAAAGTAGTCGCCAATGTGATGCTGGATGGCGAGGGGGATCTGGACTCTCTTTACGACAGGGCCGTCAAGCGTATCAATACCTTGGTGGAGACCCTGCAATCCACCCCCACCCACAAGCGTCAGGCCAACGCCTTTCCCCCAGTGGCAGAGTCCGATTTTCGCCCGGAAATGAGTCGGGAGCAGTTTGAAGAGGCGGTGGGGCAGGCCAAGGAATATATCGAGGCGGGGGATATCATGCAGGTGGTGCTCTCCCAGCGCCTCTCCATTCCCTTTCCCCACAACCCCATCCTGCTCTATCGGGCGTTGCGCACCACCAACCCCTCTCCTTATCTCTTTCTCTTGCGTTTGGGTGATTTTTCCCTGGTGGGGTCGAGTCCGGAAATTTTGGTGCGGCTGGATGGGGATACCGCCACCGTGCGCCCCATCGCCGGAACCCGACCACGGGGAGCCACCGAAGCGGAAGATTTGGCGTTGGAAAAGGAGCTTCTGGCCGATCCCAAGGAGCTGGCCGAGCATATCATGCTGGTGGATCTGGGGCGCAACGATCTGGGGCGGGTGGCGGTGACCGGCTCGGTCAAAGTGACCGAACAGTTTGTCATCGAACGCTACTCCCATGTGATGCACATCGTCTCCAACGTCGATGCCAAGCTGCGGGAGGGGCTGGATCGTTTTGATCTGATTGCCGCTACTTTCCCGGCAGGCACAGTCAGTGGAGCCCCCAAAATTCGTGCCATGGAGATCATCGACGAGCTGGAAATTTCCCGTCGTGGTCCCTACGCCGGTACCGTCGGCTATCTCGGCTTTGGCAGCCACATGGATCTGGCCATCACCATTCGCACGGCGGTCATCAAAAAAGGCTGGCTCACCATCCAGGCCGGGGCGGGTATCGTCGCCGACTCCCAGCCGGATCGGGAGTTTGAAGAAACCATGAGCAAAGCCCGAGCGGTCTTTCGTTCAGTGGATCTCGCGCAACGGGGGTTGGAATAG
- a CDS encoding aminodeoxychorismate/anthranilate synthase component II, with translation MLLMIDNYDSFTYNLVQYFGELGEEVRVYRNDAITLDEIAELAPDRITLSPGPCTPDQAGISMDVVARFAGKIPLLGVCLGHQSIGQAFGGKIIRAPGGVMHGKTSPMHHSNTGVFANLPRPFEATRYHSLVVERQSLPDCLEITAWTEDGLIMGIRHKSLPVEGVQFHPESILTRSGHHILANFLGKKYP, from the coding sequence ATGCTGCTGATGATCGACAACTATGACTCCTTCACCTACAACCTCGTGCAATATTTCGGCGAGTTGGGAGAAGAGGTCCGGGTCTATCGCAACGATGCCATCACCCTGGACGAAATAGCCGAACTGGCTCCGGATCGCATCACTCTTTCTCCTGGACCCTGTACCCCGGATCAAGCCGGGATCAGCATGGACGTGGTCGCGCGCTTTGCCGGAAAAATTCCCCTTCTGGGGGTCTGCCTGGGCCATCAATCCATCGGTCAGGCCTTTGGTGGAAAAATCATTCGTGCCCCGGGGGGAGTCATGCACGGCAAAACCTCCCCCATGCACCACTCCAACACCGGCGTGTTTGCCAATCTTCCCCGCCCCTTCGAGGCCACCCGCTATCACTCCCTGGTGGTGGAGCGCCAAAGCCTCCCCGACTGTCTGGAAATCACTGCCTGGACCGAGGATGGACTGATCATGGGGATTCGGCATAAAAGCCTGCCGGTGGAGGGGGTGCAGTTTCATCCAGAATCAATCTTGACCCGCTCAGGACATCACATTTTGGCCAATTTTCTGGGAAAAAAGTATCCATGA
- the trpD gene encoding anthranilate phosphoribosyltransferase, translated as MNIQQAIAQLITNKNLEQEEAREVMEQIMSGGATDAQIGAYLIALRMKGENVAEIAGSAQAMRDKALRVNAPGTVVDTCGTGGDGSGTFNISTTAAFAVAACGVTVAKHGNRSISSKSGSADLLKSLGVNIDAPPEVVEKCLEKAGIGFLFAPKHHGAMRHALGPRKELGLRTIFNLLGPLTNPAAAPHQLIGVYDGRWTEPLARVLGRLGSKRALVVHGSDGLDEITTTGPTRVTTLDNGEITTTTIEPEQFGLTRVTPEALLGGDPEENAAITRGILEGREGPQRDIVALNAGAALFAVGAAPDIGVGVALATSALAEGRGKERLDLLVEHSNA; from the coding sequence ATGAACATTCAGCAAGCCATTGCCCAGTTGATCACCAATAAAAATCTCGAACAGGAAGAAGCCCGGGAGGTGATGGAACAGATCATGTCCGGGGGGGCCACCGACGCCCAGATCGGGGCTTATCTCATCGCCCTGCGTATGAAGGGGGAAAATGTCGCCGAAATTGCCGGTTCTGCCCAAGCCATGCGGGATAAAGCGCTCCGGGTGAATGCGCCCGGCACGGTGGTGGATACCTGCGGCACCGGTGGAGATGGCTCCGGCACCTTTAATATTTCCACCACGGCGGCTTTTGCCGTGGCCGCCTGTGGCGTGACGGTAGCCAAGCACGGCAACCGCTCCATCTCCTCCAAAAGCGGCTCGGCGGATCTGCTGAAAAGCCTGGGGGTCAACATCGATGCCCCGCCTGAAGTGGTGGAAAAATGTCTTGAAAAGGCTGGGATTGGTTTTCTTTTTGCCCCCAAACATCACGGCGCCATGCGCCACGCCTTGGGGCCGCGCAAAGAGCTGGGTTTAAGAACCATCTTCAATCTTTTGGGCCCCCTCACCAATCCCGCTGCCGCCCCCCATCAGCTGATCGGGGTGTATGATGGGCGCTGGACCGAGCCTTTGGCCCGGGTGTTGGGGCGGCTGGGTTCCAAACGGGCGTTGGTGGTGCACGGCTCCGATGGTTTGGATGAAATCACCACCACCGGCCCCACTCGGGTGACCACCCTTGATAACGGTGAGATCACCACCACCACCATCGAACCGGAACAGTTTGGGCTGACCCGGGTCACCCCTGAGGCGCTGTTGGGTGGTGATCCCGAAGAAAATGCGGCCATCACCCGTGGCATCCTGGAAGGCCGGGAAGGCCCCCAACGGGATATCGTGGCTCTGAATGCTGGCGCTGCCCTCTTTGCCGTGGGGGCTGCTCCCGATATCGGTGTCGGTGTGGCCTTGGCGACGAGTGCATTGGCTGAAGGGCGTGGAAAAGAGCGCCTGGATCTTTTGGTGGAGCACTCCAATGCCTGA
- a CDS encoding acetyl-CoA carboxylase carboxyltransferase subunit beta, producing the protein MNWITRIIKPKIKENVRRSQTPEGLWVKCPPCGQALFQQELARNLDVCPHCEHHFRISGIRRIEITLDPEGREELFSGLHPSDPIKFKDLKRYRDRIKDAQKKTGTPDAVRVYKGTIKGIPAVVAAFDFNFLAGSMGSVAGAKVAQGALAAMEANCGFVVFPASGGARMQEGILSLMMMAKTSAAITKLEAARLPFIPVLTDPTTGGVTASFAMQGDIILAEPNALICFAGPRVIEQTVREKLPEGFQRSEYLLEHGFLDRICPRSEMRDLLAGLLGHLTRNNLASQTGKGS; encoded by the coding sequence ATGAACTGGATCACCCGGATCATCAAACCCAAAATCAAGGAAAATGTCCGCCGCAGCCAAACCCCTGAGGGGTTGTGGGTGAAATGTCCCCCTTGCGGTCAGGCCCTTTTCCAGCAGGAGCTGGCCCGCAATCTGGACGTTTGTCCCCATTGCGAGCATCACTTTCGCATTTCCGGCATCCGCCGCATCGAAATCACCCTGGACCCGGAGGGCAGGGAAGAGCTTTTTTCCGGCCTTCATCCAAGCGACCCCATTAAATTTAAAGATTTAAAGCGCTACCGGGATCGCATCAAAGATGCCCAGAAGAAGACCGGCACCCCAGACGCCGTGCGGGTTTATAAAGGCACCATCAAGGGCATTCCAGCGGTGGTGGCGGCGTTTGATTTTAATTTTTTGGCCGGTTCCATGGGTTCGGTGGCTGGGGCCAAGGTGGCTCAGGGAGCGCTGGCCGCCATGGAGGCCAATTGCGGCTTTGTGGTTTTTCCCGCCTCTGGGGGGGCCCGTATGCAGGAGGGGATTCTTTCGCTGATGATGATGGCCAAAACGTCAGCCGCCATCACCAAGCTCGAAGCGGCCCGTCTGCCCTTTATTCCGGTGTTGACCGATCCCACCACCGGCGGGGTGACCGCTTCCTTTGCCATGCAGGGGGATATCATCCTGGCTGAACCCAATGCCCTGATCTGTTTTGCCGGTCCCCGGGTGATTGAGCAGACGGTCCGGGAAAAGCTTCCGGAAGGGTTCCAACGCAGTGAATATCTGCTGGAGCATGGCTTTTTGGATCGCATCTGTCCTCGAAGCGAAATGCGGGATCTTTTGGCTGGGCTTTTGGGCCACCTGACCCGCAACAACCTGGCCTCCCAGACGGG